One Asterias rubens chromosome 1, eAstRub1.3, whole genome shotgun sequence genomic region harbors:
- the LOC117307408 gene encoding EH domain-containing protein 1-like encodes MFSWLNKDENRRKQPHTYNSVVEGLQELYKTTIFPLEEHYRFHDFHSPAMDAADFLAKPMVLLVGQYSTGKTTFIRYLLEKDFPGIRVGPEPTTDRFMAIEYGENDSVIPGNALVVDPKRQYRALGKFGNAFLNRFQCSLTQSPVLESITIIDTPGILSGEKQRLDRGYNFVGILEWFAERADRIILLFDAHKLDISDEFRRCIEALKGNDDKIRIVLNKSDMVDHQQLMRVYGALMWSLGKVINTPEVSRVYIGSFWDKPLHFDMNRKLFEAEELDLFKDIQSLPGNAALRKLNDLIKRARLAKVHAYVISLLRRDMPSMFGKESKKQQLINNLADVYKEVERTYSISPGDFPPMKRMQEVLQDMDFTKFHQLKPKMIEKLDLMLARDMTRLMQMVPTEEAQQANDSRHMPIRGGAFVGNDNPFGAGSGEGADYGKGEINEWVISEKKHIYDQLFEKLSPIDGKVSGKSAKDQMVKSKLPNTVLGRIWKLSDVDRDGMLDSDEFAVAQHLISIKLEGHDIPESLPRHLVPPSKRPFATESSFK; translated from the exons ATGTTTTCTTGGCTCAATAAGGATGAGAATCGCCGAAAGCAGCCTCACACCTACAATTCTGTGGTCGAGGGACTGCAAGAACTGTACAAAACGACGATATTCCCGTTGGAAGAACATTACAGATTTCATGACTTCCACTCGCCGGCCATGGACGCGGCCGACTTCCTGGCGAAGCCGATGGTCCTACTCGTCGGCCAGTACTCCACAGGAAAGACGACATTTATCAGGTATTTACTCGAAAAAGATTTCCCTGGAATTCGCGTGGGTCCCGAGCCCACCACAGATAGATTTATGGCGATAGAATACGGTGAAAATGACTCTGTCATCCCTGGTAATGCTCTTGTTGTCGACCCCAAACGACAGTACCGAGCTCTGGGCAAATTCGGTAACGCTTTCCTGAATCGTTTCCAGTGCTCGCTAACACAGAGCCCGGTCCTTGAAAGTATCACAATTATTGACACACCAGGTATCCTATCTGGTGAAAAGCAGCGACTCGACCGCGGGTACAATTTTGTTGGTATATTGGAGTGGTTTGCCGAACGAGCAGATCGGATCATTCTGCTTTTCGATGCTCACAAGTTGGACATCTCTGATGAGTTCCGCAGATGTATCGAGGCCCTGAAGGGCAATGATGACAAGATCCGCATCGTCCTAAACAAATCGGACATGGTTGACCATCAGCAGTTAATGAGGGTGTACGGAGCCCTTATGTGGTCTCTGGGGAAAGTCATCAACACGCCAGAGGTGTCCCGCGTTTACATCGGGTCCTTCTGGGATAAGCCTctacattttgacatgaataGGAAACTCTTTGAAGCTGAAGAGTTGGATCTTTTCAAAGATATCCAGAGTTTGCCCGGAAATGCAGCTCTACGAAAGCTAAATGATCTCATCAAAAGGGCAAGACTAGCAAAG GTGCATGCCTATGTGATAAGTCTTCTACGCCGGGATATGCCGTCCATGTTTGGCAAGGAGTCCAAGAAGCAACAGCTGATCAACAACCTGGCTGATGTCTACAAAGAAGTGGAGCGCACTTACTCCATCTCCCCGGGTGACTTCCCCCCAATGAAGCGCATGCAGGAAGTCCTTCAGGACATGGACTTCACCAAGTTCCATCAACTCAAGCCCAAGATGATCGAGAAGCTGGACTTGATGCTGGCACGGGACATGACTCGCCTCATGCAGATGGTACCCACAGAAGAAGCCCAGCAGGCCAACGACAGCAGGCACATGCCGATCCGAGGAGGTGCCTTCGTCGGGAATGACAACCCATTTGGCGCTGGATCTGGTGAAGGCGCCGACTATGGCAAAGGAGAGATCAATGAGTGGGTCATCTCAGAGAAGAAGCATATTTATGATCAACTCTTTGAGAAACTTAGTCCTATTGATGGTAAGGTATCAGGTAAAAGTGCCAAAGACCAGATGGTTAAGTCCAAGCTCCCTAATACAGTCCTTGGTCGCATCTGGAAGCTGTCTGACGTGGACCGCGATGGGATGCTGGATTCTGATGAGTTTGCTGTGGCTCAGCACCTCATCAGCATCAAGCTGGAGGGACATGACATCCCTGAATCACTCCCAAGACATCTTGTCCCTCCTTCTAAACGTCCCTTTGCCACTGAAAGCTCCTTTAAATAA